The nucleotide sequence AGTTTCTTTACCTCATAGGGCGTGCCTGAGCAGTGGACTTCTAGCATTATGAGTGGTTTACAGAGGAATCAGAGGACGAATTGATAGTGTCGGAGTCAGAAGTGAGCCCGCTCCCTTACCCCAACATGAGGATTATATACCCATCAACGCCGTGCTCCCAATCAAGAGTGGGGGTTAGCTGAGGTAAAACTACAGATATCCTGATGATCCTTTGACGTGTACAACTTCTCTCTAGCACAGCATTGTACACGCTGTTGACGTGATCATCGTGATATGGTAAGGCTGATATTTTGACATCTGGATAAGTTTATTCCCCTGGATGCACTGCAACGTAGTCGAACTCAGTGATTACATACCGGAAGTCTGCCAGTAAACTAATTTCAAAGTCTTCGCAGTATGTGACGCTATAGAATTGCCTTAACATTTGATGTCAGCTTCAGAGTTCGGAGGGTTATAGCCGGTTTGGCTCGGCCGAGTCTACCGATAATAGGCACTTTGGGTGGACACCACAAAAGGTAATGATAAATCATGATTGGAGGTCTCATGAACCTCTTATTAACCCCGGTATCCATCTCCGTTGTGTAGCTTCGGATGCGACCCGACTTCAAAAATATCCAAACCTGAAAATCTCAATATCAACGATACCGAGCTTCCTCTATTATAGACATACCGAAGTTTCAAGACACGCAGTCAAGATGGGAGACTTGTCACATTTGAGTGATCATATCGGAAGCTTCAGCTTATCATCTATTCACCCGGCTGACCCAGCTTACACTCCGCTCCTCTATCGGCTCCGCGAAGAAACCTTCCAGAACCGAACAACTCAAGTCAGACATGGCTCTTATCTCAGACGGTTTACTCGAGATACTTCCTTCAACATAGCTGAAGCTATCAAGGAAAACTCCGGGATTGATCTTAACAATTTCATGCGCCGGCATGGATTGACCGGCTGCGTTGTTGTTCAGAATGGAGCCATAAAACTCGAAGAATACAGACACGGAAACTCTCAAGCATCTCGTAACGACGTTCAATCAGTCACAAAATCTTTCGTCGCAACAGCTCTGGCTATTGCGCAGCAAGAAGGAAAACTATCCGTCAACGACCCAGTATCTCGACATGTCGAAGAGCTGAAAGGAACTGCTTGGGCAGACGTGCCACTTCTTGCTCTGTCTAGTATGTCTTCAGGGGTAGTTGAACAATCCGAAGAAGAGCGTCCCGCCGATGTGCCCAATCCCATGTATGCCACTGAGCTTTATCCTCAAACGGATCCTGAAGCTGTCGTCAACTGGCTCAAGACTTCGAGGAAAGTGGCTGAGCCTTGGCAAGAGTTTCACTACTACAACCCGAACTATTATGTGCTGTCGACAGCGATTTCACGTGCAACCGGAGAGCCTCTGAACGAATACATCTCGCACACGATATGGGATCCTGCTGGAATGCAATACGATGGGTACATACGAACAACAGGCGCAGGACACGTGGATGGCCACGGAGGTCTCTCGATAACTTTGACAGATATGGCACGCTTCGGGTGTTTTATTCTTGAAACTTTCAAAGACGGAGGGAAAGGCCCTTCAGTGCCACCCGGCTGGTTCCAAGACATCTCTGATGCCAAGAACAGTGTCGGAGCCAGGGCTCTTCAACCGGATAATTTTGTCTCCAACTTTGGCTATGAAAGCGGTTGGTGGACGACAGGCAGGGGGGACAAGGAGTATAAAATGGGAGACGATGGTGCGTTTGCGGCGATTGGTATGTATGGCCAGTCTATTTACATAGTCCCAAAGTTGGACGCCGTGATCGCTATCCAATCTGGTTACCCAGAGCATGAGTTGGACTTGTTCACAAAAAACGCAGAGCTGGCGACTGCGATACTCAAGGCACTGAGGGAATGGTGATAtgttataaaagttagacACGACTAAATTTATTCCACTGAAACATTTCACATTTTGCCTTTGGTATGTTGTCTCTTAAACATCATAAGGTTTACGTTCTAACAGTAGCCTATCAGGAATTGAGCAGCTTGGTAAAATATCGTGACCGTTCAATTTTTGACTTCAGTTTGAGATCTGTAAGTCAAGGTAACTTTCCGGTCATGCTCGTCTCGTTGGTCTCTGACACCTATGATGTTCCGAGCCATCAAACTGTATATGACTTATTGTCTTTGCCGGATCATAGTATGATTTTGATCGCCATTTTGAAAGGCCTAGGCGTTTATGCCAAAGTAAAAGGTTTCAAGAGTGACTATAAGAGGCCTTTTGAGTATCTGGGTTAAGaaatttcttcttcatttaCAATCTCTCAGGAAATTCCAAACACAAATCAAGTGTACTATAGAAACTTTATACCACTACTAACCttattcttttctcttttctctttccgTCCTTTTGATTCTAAAACACCTTAATCAGACATCTTTGAAGGACAACCTAAATTTGTGTCTTCAAGTCTTCACTATTTCCCGACAACATGCAGCTTGGCAAGCCGTGGTGCAGCACCTGCTGCATCTCCTTCAAGACTTTTGAGGAGCACCGAGATCACTCAAAGTCAGGAGAACAGTAAATTACCTATCTCTTTCACCCTTAATTACATGCACTAGCCAAACTTTAGTGTTTTCGAGGTCCAAATTCGCTATAGCGGCCCAAGTATTCCTCGTTATGTTATGGAGAAAGCCATAGAAAACTGGGATAGAGTCAAGGAATTACGGAATGAAACCCTGGGAGGATGTTCAAGAGATGGGCCAGAGATCTGTGAGGTAGAGATTCCAGACTTCCATCAAGACCTCTGTCTCTTTTGTCACCATACGAGCTCGACCTTCGGAGAACATGGCTCACATGAAGATAGGCTATAGCCCACAGCTTCACCATCCAATCCTTGGGAGGTCATGATATTAAGCCCATCAATGTTGTCAGATGCCTTCATAGTATCATATTTGGCTGCTACGAATGTATATCCTGCGGCAAGCAACGCCGCATGTTGGAAGGGACTCAACATCACATGGTTGCTAAGAACCACTGTCATCTCCAGATGACATACGAGATTTTAAGATTCTGTCAGGAGGAAGAAAGCTTCGATGCTCAAGAAACTCGAGAAAACCAAGATGCTCAACTCAGGCCTGCCATAACGACGGGGCTATCATTCAGCGTCCCCCACTACGACGCATGCCGAAGTTTCTTGGGTATAGAGCACCGGGGATGGCCATCATATGTGCGAAGAGAAGCAAGGGTGGTGTTGTGTTTGCGGCAACTAGCGGGCAACTGTCACTAGGACGGAAAGCAATGAGAGGGGATCATGCCCAGGAGACTCAACAGCCACATAGAGCTTTCCAAGAAGCGGTCTGAAAGCGAGGGTTGGGCTGGGACTTTCTGATATGGATTTTGAGATAAGTGCGTTGCAGTGAGACAATGAACGGACGGACCTATGGGTCGTAGCATGGAAGAACTGGATGGCACCGCTGAACTctgggaagaagagctgcAGAACATAGCTATGATGTGAAGCAAATGTTGGAATGAAAAGAGTTCGGGATTGATTTATTCAATTCTTTAGTTTTCGGGTTTAAGTTGAATAGACATTTTGTTATTTTAGGAATATACTGTATTGCTGCATTTACAAAACTGGTTTTACCTCACGTATCACTATGGTGCTTCGacaatgatcttctcaattTCCTTATAATGCCGTCAAATGAATACTTGCTAATTTGAGGTCACGTACATTTTGAAGCCAAAGCAAATTTTATTGGCACTTTGATTTAGGAAGGACATAAATCAACTACAGAATAAAAGGAATAAAGCGAGCTGTTCTTGCATGCCAACTCTCCCATTCCTTTCCAAAAGCCCTCTtgagcatcttctcctcttcagaaACTCTGGTCCAGATTCCAAACGTGATACCTGATATAGTGAAAGGAAGCAATCTTATAGCCCATGAACAGAAGGTCTCATAGATGTTCGGAGGAATCCGGCAGCTCAGAATACCATCCAGTCTACCAAGCAGCGCCACGTTGGATATCATGAGAATAGCAAGCCCGGTATAACTTGGGTGTTGGAGATATTGATAAATACCGGTGGTTTTCAGTTGATCTGGCTCTTTTAGAGCAAATGTGAAGTTTTTGCCCAGTGATGCATACGGTACCAAACGTAGAGGAACACCGGCACAAAAGATTAGAGCTAGAGGAATTGAAGTTGCAGAAGACCATGTGATCAAGTCTGGATTGAGCCCATTTTCGATTCCATGATGAACAAGAGATGGAGGGATATTGGGGTAGCGGAGAGCTAGGCTAGCAGTGTGCAGCGATAGCAGCCCAAGAGGGGCCAGGACGACCTTTGTAGTGTGTTTTCTCGTCAAGAATAGCCATCGAACTGAGTCGCCTGTTGATGGTGCTGAATGTTCGCTGGGATTGGGAGGAGATAGAGCCAGGTAGGTTCCGTAAGTTGAACCGAGTATGGCTGCTGCTAGAGAAGCCTGAGATAAGGAGAACTGAAGAGACATTGATGCCTCGACGGAAATCAGGCTTGGACGAGAATATTGAGATTGCAATCTGCTATACGGAGTATATGAGGGTAGAATAGGCTTCCTTCAGCCATCGGAAAGATGCCGTTCATCAATGATACGGAAGCTAAACCGAGGTTCAATCTAAAACATCGGGAAGCTAGCTGCTAGTAGCTTCACGTGACACACGTACAAATGACGAAGCGTATTTGATCTCGTCGAACTGGTCGGTAAACGCAATATCGTTGACAGAAGCCCGATAGAGAGTCGCTCACATGGTGACAGGGTGTTCATGCTCTGTTTACGCAGTAATGCAAACATATTTTCGTATCTCGTACATACAAACCCAAATAGCGTAGCAATCCGAATGTATGTAAGCCACAGCCAGGTACATGTACCTACTGGACATTGACAGGGGTCTGATCTCAGGTTCTTTCAAACACGGTGTCTGTCAATGTCGAACTCTTCAGCTAATTGCCCAAGCTAAGTTAGCTGAGATGGTAGCGTTTATTGACAGTTGATGGATAACAGTATTTGTTTGCTGTTTTATGGAAAGATTCTAGAAACGGTGGCCATCACGATGATCGGGAGAATCGGGAAACGGCAGCACAGACGGGTAAACCTGTTTCGATCAACAGCCCGTATCGTGGCTTTCTAAACGGAGGGACAGCCACCAATCCAAAGCTGAAGACATCAGACTAAAGGGAGGAAAAGAGTGCCTCTAACGCCGACTATGACATTATTCTCCACTTGGGCTGAGACTCGCGTCTCCATTTCAACCGCAGATTTGTCGATCGCCGCTCTGTGGCGATTCTAGCATAATCGCCCGAGTCTAGACTCGCCCTAACTAAACTCTACCTTCCAGCCTCCCGGTCTTCGGCGTTCGCCCCAAACGTAGTGGCAAGCCCTAGGAAACCCAACCTTcaatgctcttcttctgtctTTTTGCCAATGGTGAGAATGACCGTTGGGGGAAAACGCTGAAGAATTTCTTTCGAGTGTGCACGCACTGCTGAGAATGGCCAGCCCAGCTTGTGTAAAGGTGCCCAAGAAAAGCATCGTTTCTGAAGCTACTCGGGAGCGCGAGACGTTCAGGTAACGAGGCAATTTCCACACCAAAAACGTTGCGTTATGTTACTGAGATTCAATTAGATATGACGACTCGCTTTTCACCAATGTTCGCTTCAACGATACTGGATTGCCCGTTCCGAGCAATGAGCTCTCCACGTGTCCCGATGTTATATTGACGGCTCTGGCTCGTCTAGCGGCTTCTCAAACTGGCGCGGCGCGCACAATGATCTCATTGTTTGATCAGACTCATCAGTATATCATCGCGGAAGCTTCAGCGATAACCCCATTGATTCCAAGCTTGGGACAGGACGGTCACCCGGAAACTCTTTGGCATTGTGGAACTGCAATCCCGCGATCACATAGTGCTTGTGAAAGCACATTATGTTCGGATGAAATTCAATCAGATGAATCTGGACCAAGGCCCAACCACGACTTGCCCGTCAttgtggttgatgatgttacCCTCGATCCCGAGTACGCAGCTAAACCGTATTGTCGACCCGGAGGCGCCGCAAGATTCTACGCCGCCGTGCCAATTCGTACAGATCGAGGTGTCAACATCGGAGTTATCTGCGTAATCCATACCCAACCTTCACTGCCATGGGACGATAGTCATTCAAGATTTATGAGGGAGCTATCACGAGCCGTGACCGAGCATCTTGAGACCATTAGCCTTAAAAGTCACCAACGAAGGAGCGAAAGGAAGAGCTGGGGTTTGACCAGTTTTGTTGAAGGGAACACAGCACCTTTGAGTCAAGTCTCATCTACCGGACGAGAGTATGCCCAGCATGAGACGAGAGGTGACGGGCTGGCCAGATCGCAAAGGCTAGGAATCGACGACCTGCAGCAAGCTTTGGGAGGAATGAGTGTCAGAAACTCAACTGTCACGGCGGACTCCCGTGCAGCGAACGCTCCTCACACCAAAGAGGTTATCATGTGCGAGCCCCAGGCCAGATCAAAGTTTGCCCATGACCCAAGTCAGCTCCTCGAAACTCCCAAGCAAATCTTCTCGAAAGCAGCGGCAATTGTAAAGGACTCTATTGAGACTGATGGCTGTTTGTTCCTCAACGCGGACATGCTTGAGTTTTCAAGTGCAGGCTCTTCCACGGAATGGATAGATGAGGACCTGGCTACTCGACGACCTTCAACTTTCAGCTACAATGAGAGTGAGGATGCCTACACAACTGTCTCCTCTTCTGACGACCGTCTACGGCCTTCTTGCCAGGCACTCGGCTCTTCTGAACATGGGGCAGCCCATATTGCTCTCCCGCAAGCTCTTCTCGCCAGGATGATTCGACAATATCCTAGGGGCCATGTGTTCAATTACGATGCTGACGGAAATCTACTCCAAGAAGAACTGCCAGATGATGCAACCCGTCATCTGCCGAACAACAATGAATGGGGAAACCTACATAACAGACAGGACCATAGATTCCGAGTTCAGCAGAGAGAAGCAAGTATTCTCCTCGAGACCTTCCCGGGCGCTCGAAGCATTGCATTCGTTCCTGTCTGGGACCTTAGAAAGAAACGATGGTCTGCTGGTGGCTTTATTTACACTTACAATATCAAACGCACCTTCACGATCGACCTTGACTTGAGTTATCTCAGAGCTCTTGGTATGCTCGCAGCGGCTGAGGCCTTCAAGTTGGAGACTCTAGCTgcggacaaggccaagactgatGCCCTTGGCTCACTATCTCATGAGTTGAGATCGCCGCTCCATGGTGCTGTTTTGAGTGTTGAACTGCTTAACGATACAGACCTTACTATTCCACAACAAAATATCGTCCGCACCATTGAAACATGCTGCAGAACACTCTCAGATACGATCGATCATCTGCTCGAATATTCcaaggtcaacaaggctTTGCCTCAAGAAGCGACTCGAGAGACTCAAGCAGATGGAAGTGGCATCAAGAGGTCCTCGTCCGTTAGCTTAGCctcaaagccatcaagaaaAGTCGTACAACTAGATGTTCTGGCTGAAGAGGTTCTCGAGAGTGTCTACGCTGGATTCAACTTTCAACAGGTCACCCTTACCCAATCATCCAGCCAAACCCCTCGACGACCTGGTCACACATCTATCCGCCGAATGGACACCATGCAAGCTATGGAGGAGCTTCAAGCTCCATCGAAAAAGAAAGGGAATCTTTCAACGAAGATCGGAGACGTCGACGTTTTCCTGGTTATCGACTCACGACCATCGTGGGGCTTCTACACCCAGCCAGGTCCCGTGCGTCGAATTATCATGAATCTGTTCGGCAACTCGCTCAAGTACACGCAATGTGGGATCATTAGGGTCTCTTTAGAGCAGACCAGCGCTTTTGGTGCTGACGATAATGACTGCTGGGTAACCATCAAGGTCTCGGATACTGGCGTGGGCATTAGCGAGGACTTTCTGCAAAATGGCTTGTTCAAACCATTCTCGCAAGAGAATCACTTGTCTCCTGGCACAGGCCTCGGCCTTAGCTTCGTAAAGCAGATCACTGCACAGTTTGGAGGTCACATCTCTGTTGACAGCCGAGTTGGCGTCGGTACTACAGTAACAGTCAGATTACCGATGAAGCTTGGTGACGACTGTCATCACAACGTCTGTGAAATTcgacaacgagaagaagagtttGATGCGCAGACAGAAAAGCTTCGAGGTCTTCGGGTAAAATTGGTCGATTTCAACAAAGATTCCGTTACGGGAGGCGGTTCTGTACAAAGGACGATCGAATCCCCCGACCAACTTGTGCAAGACATGTGCAAAGACTGGTTAAACATGCAGGTCAACACCTCAGAGACACCTTGCTTCATGCCAGATCTCGCAATTTGGTCTGAGGAGGGATTTGAAAGACCCAATGTCTCCAAGGATTCAGTCCCGGATATTCCAAACATTGTGCTCTGTGCCAATGCTGTTACTGCACATCAGTATGCGACTGGCGCAAAGACAATACCACGTCCCGGAGTCTTTGAGTTCATTTCACAACCGTAAGTAATCTCTATGATACTCCATATGTCGTGTTCCAGACTAATGACATATCAAGACTCGGCCCTAGAAAGCTTGCCAAAGCGTGTTCATTAGCCTTGTATCGCTGGACAGTCATGCAAACATCTACCCAATCTCCAACCCTAGCCTCAACAGAGCCCGAATCGTTGAGCATCGTCACCAGCACAGCCCCTTCACTAACAAACCCAAGCTCACCCTTCCCCGCAAGCGAAGACGAAACCCCAACACAACAAAAAGGGTATTTCAAAGTATCTGAGTTCCTTCTCGTTGatgacaacttcatcaacctcaaaatcCTCTCCTCAtacatgaagaagctcaaacaACCATATCAAACAGCTTCAGACGGTTTAGAAGCCGTCACAGCATATGAAGCAGACCCTGGCCGATATAGCTGTATCTTGATGGATATTTCGATGCCGGTCATGGACGGGTTTGAAGCAACGAGGAGGATTCGTGCTTTTGAGTCACAACAGGGGTTGAGGCCTGCTCTGATACTTGCTTTGACGGGCTTGGCATCTGAGGAGGCGCAGAGGGAGGCTACTGTCAGCGGATTGGACTTGTTCTTGACGAAGCCtgtgaggttgaaggagCTGGGACCCATCTTGAGAGCCAAGGGGGTCTTGGAGGAGGAGTCGAATCTGGGCTGAGCATCATGAATCATGAGAGGAAAAACAGGGTATATAGTATGTTTGGGAACTGAAAGAACTAATTAGTACGGGACAAAATAATGGATAGACAGAAAATAATGATGTCAATGGAATAAACTGAATGCATTGTGAATattgagaaagagaaaatgGCATCGGTCAATATCA is from Fusarium musae strain F31 chromosome 4, whole genome shotgun sequence and encodes:
- a CDS encoding hypothetical protein (MEROPS:MER0026262), encoding MGDLSHLSDHIGSFSLSSIHPADPAYTPLLYRLREETFQNRTTQVRHGSYLRRFTRDTSFNIAEAIKENSGIDLNNFMRRHGLTGCVVVQNGAIKLEEYRHGNSQASRNDVQSVTKSFVATALAIAQQEGKLSVNDPVSRHVEELKGTAWADVPLLALSSMSSGVVEQSEEERPADVPNPMYATELYPQTDPEAVVNWLKTSRKVAEPWQEFHYYNPNYYVLSTAISRATGEPLNEYISHTIWDPAGMQYDGYIRTTGAGHVDGHGGLSITLTDMARFGCFILETFKDGGKGPSVPPGWFQDISDAKNSVGARALQPDNFVSNFGYESGWWTTGRGDKEYKMGDDGAFAAIGMYGQSIYIVPKLDAVIAIQSGYPEHELDLFTKNAELATAILKALREW